GGGTAAGGCAAAGGCCGCTACCTGTGCCGGTTGTCATGGTGCCAATGGTAAGGCAGCCAATCCATCATGGCCAAACCTGGCGGGTCAGAATGCGGCTTATATTGTTAATCAGTTAAAGGCCTTTAAGTCAGGTGCTCGTAAGAACCCTATGATGTCACCAATGGCGAAGCCGTTATCTGATGCCGATATGGCTAACCTGGGTGCTTATTTTAGCGGCTTGAAGTAAGTCACTGTTACGGCTCTGGCCGTAATGGAGAAAAAGGGGTGGCTTGAGCCACCCCTTTTTTGTGGGTGTCATCCTCGCGTATGCGGGGATCTATAATGGCTATTATATTTAAAGCAAAAATTGACAGAGGGTATAACTTTGGTCATACTTTTTATATGAAAACTGCAATCTCGATCCCCAATGAAGCCTTTGATGCCGCAGAACACTTCGCTAGTTCCACGGGTATCTCTAGAAGTGAGCTTTACACAAAGGCAATACTAGAATATTTAAATAAACACAAATACTTAGATGTAACTGACGCGTTAAATAAAATATATTCTGAAACAGACTCTAACCTGGATAGTCGATTACATTCAATGCAAATAAAATCACTAGAAAAGGAAGAATGGTA
This DNA window, taken from Gammaproteobacteria bacterium, encodes the following:
- a CDS encoding cytochrome c, producing MNKAIVLVAGLALAGIQGTVMAAGDAAAGKAKAATCAGCHGANGKAANPSWPNLAGQNAAYIVNQLKAFKSGARKNPMMSPMAKPLSDADMANLGAYFSGLK